The following proteins are encoded in a genomic region of Dioscorea cayenensis subsp. rotundata cultivar TDr96_F1 chromosome 8, TDr96_F1_v2_PseudoChromosome.rev07_lg8_w22 25.fasta, whole genome shotgun sequence:
- the LOC120267589 gene encoding probable amino acid permease 7, whose translation MAVDQTLEISDSSCQDDDNGVIRTGTIRTAIAHIITAVIGSGVLSLAWSTAQLGWVAGPVAMFCFAIVTYVSASLLSDCYRAPNCVTGVRNRSYMDAVRVTLGRKQTWICGWLQYISMFGTAIAYVITTSIGMRAIQKSNCYHKEGHKAPCEYATYHYMLAFGGVQVVFSQIPDFHNMEWLSIVAAVMSFCYSTIGFGLGVAKVITNGTIKGSIKGVPMPTMAQKVWRISQGLGDIAFAYPYSLILLEIQDTLKAPPAENKTMKKASMASILITTFFYLCCGCFGYAAFGNTTPGNLLTGFGFYEPYWLVDFANVCIIIHLVGGYQVYSQPIFAFFDRWSTKKFPNSWFINKAYTIKLPGLPPYRLTLFRLCFRTLFVASTTGIAMIFPYFNDVLGILGSLNFWPLAIYFPVEMYFVQRNVTPWSKNWIILQTFSLACLLISLFSLIGSVQGLISDRLT comes from the exons ATGGCGGTGGATCAAACCCTTGAAATCTCTGATTCTTCATGCCAGGACGACGACAATGGCGTCATTAGAACTG GAACAATTAGAACAGCCATAGCTCACATCATCACTGCAGTCATTGGCTCTGGTGTGCTGTCCCTGGCATGGAGCACTGCTCAGCTTGGATGGGTTGCTGGTCCTGTTGCCATGTTTTGCTTCGCCATTGTCACCTATGTGTCTGCTTCCCTCCTCTCCGATTGTTACAGGGCCCCTAATTGTGTTACTGGTGTTAGGAATCGTTCTTACATGGATGCTGTTAGAGTGACCTTGG GTAGGAAGCAAACTTGGATTTGTGGATGGCTTCAGTATATTAGCATGTTTGGCACTGCTATTGCTTATGTTATTACCACTTCAATTGGTATGAG AGCTATTCAGAAATCTAATTGTTATCATAAAGAAGGGCACAAAGCTCCTTGTGAATATGCAACTTATCACTATATGTTGGCATTTGGAGGAGTTCAGGTTGTGTTTTCTCAGATTCCTGATTTTCATAACATGGAGTGGCTGTCTATTGTTGCTGCTGTAATGTCATTCTGCTATTCCACCATTGGATTTGGCCTTGGGGTTGCCAAAGTGATTA CGAATGGAACAATTAAAGGGAGTATCAAAGGAGTTCCAATGCCTACCATGGCACAGAAAGTCTGGCGCATTTCCCAGGGATTGGGAGACATTGCATTTGCCTATCCATACTCCCTTATTCTCCTTGAGATTCAG GACACACTGAAGGCTCCACCAGCTGAAAACAAGACCATGAAAAAAGCATCCATGGCCTCCATTCTCATCACTACATTCTTCTACCTCTGTTGTGGATGTTTCGGTTATGCAGCATTCGGAAACACTACACCTGGAAATCTCCTGACCGGATTCGGATTCTACGAACCCTACTGGCTCGTCGACTTTGCCAATGTGTGCATTATTATTCACCTAGTGGGAGGATATCAG GTTTACAGCCAGCCAATATTCGCATTCTTCGATCGATGGTCCACCAAGAAATTCCCAAACAGCTGGTTTATCAACAAGGCATACACAATCAAACTCCCTGGCCTGCCACCTTACAGATTGACACTCTTCAGATTATGCTTCAGAACATTGTTTGTTGCATCGACAACAGGAATTGCAATGATCTTCCCTTACTTCAATGATGTGTTGGGCATTTTGGGTTCTCTGAACTTCTGGCCTCTGGCAATCTACTTCCCTGTGGAGATGTACTTTGTGCAAAGAAATGTAACCCCATGGAGTAAGAATTGGATCATTCTTCAGACTTTTAGCCTTGCATGTTTGCTTATTAgccttttttctttaattggttCAGTGCAAGGACTTATTAGTGATAGACTTACCTAG
- the LOC120267582 gene encoding transcription factor MYB80 translates to MGRIPCCEKDNVKRGQWTPEEDNKLSSYIAQHGTRNWRLIPKNAGLQRCGKSCRLRWTNYLRPDLKHGEFTDAEEQTIVKLHSVVGNRWSLIAAQLPGRTDNDVKNHWNTKLKKKLSGMGIDPVTHKPFSHLMAEIATTLAPPQVAHLAEAALGCFKDEMLHLLTKKRVDPFSGMPQVTGNNGVGYASVSGNDKEETIEKIKLGLSRAIMQEGNGDHHVVNNGKSWALVGSHGEASVMHDVYDPMLSGDHGFRYDAPAYGNDVGEASAWSQSLCTGSTCTGGVGEQQAGVIVEKEVEVEMEEEDGEEAEGRKINGRKGDEGGMFASDCVLWDLPDDLMSPMV, encoded by the exons ATGGGAAGAATCCCATGTTGTGAGAAAGACAACGTGAAGAGAGGCCAATGGACACCTGAAGAAGATAACAAGCTCTCTTCTTACATAGCTCAGCATGGCACTCGCAATTGGCGTCTCATCCCTAAGAATGCTG GTTTGCAGAGATGTGGGAAGAGCTGCCGTCTCCGGTGGACAAACTACCTCCGGCCAGACCTCAAACATGGCGAGTTCACCGATGCTGAAGAGCAAACCATTGTCAAGCTTCACTCTGTCGTCGGAAACAG GTGGTCTTTAATAGCAGCTCAATTGCCAGGGCGTACTGATAATGATGTCAAGAATCACTGGAACACTAAACTGAAGAAGAAGCTCTCTGGAATGGGGATTGATCCTGTTACTCATAAGCCTTTTTCTCACCTTATGGCAGAGATTGCCACAACACTGGCTCCACCTCAGGTTGCTCATCTTGCTGAGGCTGCTCTTGGTTGTTTCAAGGATGAAATGCTTCATTTACTTACAAAGAAACGTGTTGATCCTTTCTCCGGCATGCCGCAAGTCACCGGAAACAATGGCGTTGGTTATGCTTCTGTGTCTGGTAATGATAAGGAGGAAACCATTGAGAAGATTAAGCTTGGTTTGTCTAGAGCTATCATGCAAGAAGGTAATGGAGATCATCATGTTGTTAATAATGGAAAGTCATGGGCATTGGTGGGTTCACATGGAGAAGCATCAGTGATGCATGATGTTTATGATCCTATGCTTAGTGGTGATCATGGATTTCGATACGATGCGCCGGCTTATGGGAACGATGTCGGTGAGGCTTCGGCGTGGAGCCAGAGTTTGTGTACTGGTAGTACATGCACTGGTGGTGTTGGTGAGCAGCAAGCTGGAGTTATTGTGGAgaaggaggtggaggtggagatggaggaggaggatggGGAGGAGGCTGAAGGGAGGAAGATTAATGGAAGGAAGGGAGATGAAGGAGGAATGTTTGCAAGTGATTGTGTTTTGTGGGACTTGCCTGATGATCTTATGAGTCCTATGGTTTGA
- the LOC120266442 gene encoding ADP-ribosylation factor GTPase-activating protein AGD12-like, translating into MSKRFSEFGKTSSANLRKLHELLLKNDNRVCADCGAPDPKWASANIGVFLCTKCSSIHRSLGPEISKVMSVTLDPWDDDDIDSMVEVGGNSSANSIYEAFLPKGVSKPKPNASNEERTNFIRSKYELQEFLKPSLRIVSSKSSFKSCDSRKDLDIVFDSRSSRKEPSVDEIIGTLKVKVVKGTDLAVRDMLSSDPYVILTLGDQKVKTTVIKSNLNPVWNEELQISVPHRYRPLKLRVFDHDLFSADDIMGEAEIDLQPLLTAAMAFGDPQLLGDMQIGKWLKSSDNALIKDSIINVVDGKVKQDVSLKLQNVECGQIELELEWVPINE; encoded by the exons ATGAGTAAACGATTCAGTGAATTTGGGAAGACTTCCTCTG CTAATTTAAGGAAATTGCATGAGCTATTGCTCAAGAATGATAATCGTGTATGTGCAGACTGTGGTGCTCCGGATCCCAAATGGGC GTCAGCTAATATCGGAGTATTTCTCTGCACAAAATGTAGCAGTATTCACAGAAGTCTTGGCCCAGAGATCTCAAAG GTTATGTCGGTAACTTTAGATCCatgggatgatgatgatatcGATTCTATGGTTGAGGTTGGTGGAAACTCTTCTGCAAATTCGATCTACGAGGCTTTTCTCCCTAAAGGAGTTTCCAAGCCAAAGCCGAATGCTAGCAATGAGGAGAGGACGAATTTTATCAG GTCCAAATACGAATTGCAGGAATTCTTAAAACCAAGCTTACGTATTGTCTCATCTAAGAGCTCTTTCAAATCCTGCGACTCGAGAAAGGATTTGGatattgtttttgattcaagaagCTCACGAAAAGAA CCGAGCGTTGACGAGATCATCGGAACATTGAAAGTGAAAGTTGTCAAGGGCACAGACCTGGCTGTTAGGGATATGTTATCAAGTGATCCTTATGTCATTTTAACACTCGGAGACCAG AAAGTCAAGACAACCGTGATAAAAAGCAACTTAAATCCTGTCTGGAATGAGGAGCTTCAGATATCAGTCCCTCATCGATATCGTCCCTTGAAACTG CGAGTATTTGACCATGATTTGTTCTCCGCCGATGATATAATGGGTGAAGCGGAGATTGACCTCCAACCATTGCTAACCGCGGCAATGGCATTCGGTGATCCACAGTTGCTCGGAGACATGCAGATTGGAAAATGGTTGAAATCAAGTGACAATGCTCTGATCAAAGACAGTATAATCAATGTTGTGGATGGAAAGGTGAAACAAGATGTTTCACTCAAATTGCAAAATGTGGAATGTGGACAGATAGAATTAGAGTTGGAATGGGTTCCTATTAATGAATAG
- the LOC120266531 gene encoding protein FATTY ACID EXPORT 1, chloroplastic, producing the protein MAAALRLGSGIGARRSLPFVHGLCFSSSSSSSSSSRVSFCHVLGRDRRGLNGPKFAAYMCVNGSSPKVTGFEANNTAMKHRDEDGAEVGINEIPKPYQGFEPADEKSDKDAYAESFVQRKRSAKLHDFCLGIPFGGIVFGAGLIGSLFSRSLSPLVAGTLFGGAILVLSTCSLKIWRQGKSSLPFILGQAAIAAAFLRKHYQVYSLTKNAFPSGFFILMSAAMLCFYSYVLIAGGNPPPKKLAANAST; encoded by the exons ATGGCGGCTGCGCTGCGATTAGGTTCTGGGATCGGAGCCAGGAGGAGCTTGCCCTTTGTCCATGGTCTttgcttctcctcctcctcctcttcttcttcttcttctagggTTTCGTTTTGCCATGTGTTAGGGCGCGATCGAAGAGGCCTCAATGGCCCAAAG TTTGCAGCTTATATGTGTGTTAATGGAAGTAGTCCTAAAGTTACTGGTTTTGAGGCCAATAATACTGCTATGAAACATAGAGATGAAGATGGAGCAGAGGTGGGGATCAATGAGATTCCAAAGCCTTATCAAGGTTTTGAGCCAGCTGATGAAAAATCAGACAAGGATGCATATGCTGAGAGTTTTgttcaaaggaaaagaagtGCAAAGCTCCATGATTTTTGCTTGGGCATCCCTTTTG GTGGGATTGTATTTGGAGCTGGGCTTATTGGGTCTCTTTTCTCCAGGAGTCTCTCTCCTTTAGTGGCAGGCACTCTTTTTGGGGGTGCTATATTAGTCCTAAGTACCTGCAGCCTCAAGATCTGGCGACAAGGGAAATCCAGCCTACCTTTTATTCTCGGCCAAGCCG CCATTGCTGCCGCATTCCTTAGGAAGCATTATCAGGTGTACTCCCTG ACAAAGAATGCATTTCCTTCaggattttttattcttatgaG TGCTGCAATGCTTTGCTTCTATTCATATGTACTGATCGCTGGAGGAAATCCACCCCCAAAAAAGTTGGCTGCAAATGCTTCAACATAG